A single window of Nicotiana sylvestris chromosome 3, ASM39365v2, whole genome shotgun sequence DNA harbors:
- the LOC104243909 gene encoding protein NDH-DEPENDENT CYCLIC ELECTRON FLOW 5 — protein MATINTCLLSPNIISASPISRSVSKSIFPPHLCSPLQYTSLTRNIQLPGVASISYPPIDTEYLESEFSGHGVTFTRVNDSCVVRMALENGSIANLMLPSGLITSYKAQMWHGGTLELLHTTVSQGQNGSPVIEGGVSLACICDNDHGLSWSPSSWALHQVKGDPQESIQVELICTSSDGKIEAKYMVTLQQDVLTSEIKVFNLGKSRLRMMGSVLSHLTVSTPEASYAVGLEGSDFFNKPPFLANFSILPPGFGKKKNQVSKRFWDPKSIGGIFSSWSTNETIARETEQELEGEETDNYKHLTEEMSKIYQSAPRNFTLIDRGRRNSVVVGRDGFKEVYMLSPGSSHESYGRYSYICVGQAALLRPIIIESQSEWRGKQSLHNPNM, from the exons aTGGCTACCATTAACACTTGTCTCCTCTCTCCAAATATAATCTCAGCTTCTCCAATTTCTAGATCAGTGAGCAAATCCATATTTCCTCCACATCTCTGCAGTCCCCTCCAGTACACTAGCTTAACAAGAAATATTCAATTGCCAGGGGTAGCTTCCATCTCATACCCACCCATCGACACGGAATACTTGGAAAGTGAGTTCAGTGGACATGGAGTTACCTTCACAAGAGTTAATGACAGCTGTGTTGTCCGCATGGCATTGGAGAACGGAAGTATAGCTAACTTGATGCTTCCAAGTGGTTTGATCACATCATACAAAGCTCAAATGTGGCATGGAGGCACATTGGAGTTGTTGCATACCACTGTCTCACAAGGACAGAATGGTTCACCAGTCATTGAAGGAGGAGTTTCACTAGCCTGCATTTGCGACAACGATCATGGTCTTTCATGGTCTCCAAGTTCTTGGGCTCTTCATCAAGTTAAAGGTGATCCTCAAGAATCTATTCAG GTGGAATTGATTTGTACAAGTTCAGATGGAAAGATTGAAGCTAAGTATATGGTTACTTTGCAACAAGATGTTTTAACTTCAGAGATTAAAGTCTTTAATTTAGGTAAGTCACGGCTCCGAATGATGGGTTCAGTTCTTAGCCATCTTACAGTAAGCACACCAGAAGCCAGTTATGCAGTCGGATTGGAAGGTTCAGATTTCTTCAACAAGCCTCCATTTTTGGCTAACTTCAGCATCCTTCCTCCTGGCTTTGGGAAGAAAAAGAATCAGGTTTCTAAAAGATTTTGGGATCCTAAATCAATTGGGGGAATATTCTCCAGCTGGAGTACAAATGAGACAATTGCAAGAGAAACAGAACAAGAGTTGGAGGGTGAAGAAACTGACAACTACAAGCATTTGACTGAGGAAATGAGCAAAATTTATCAAAGTGCACCCAGGAACTTCACACTCATTGATCGG GGAAGAAGAAACTCAGTGGTAGTAGGACGGGACGGGTTCAAAGAAGTGTACATGCTGAGTCCTGGCTCCAGTCATGAAAGTTATGGAAGATATTCATATATATGTGTTGGGCAAGCCGCTTTGCTTCGACCAATAATCATAGAATCACAGAGTGAATGGAGAGGTAAACAAAGTTTGCATAACCCAAATATGTGA
- the LOC104243908 gene encoding photosynthetic NDH subunit of subcomplex B 2, chloroplastic — MAGALLSLSLPKLNVTKASTAANTTTTESLEQKFGRKGIKFSESEGTVELSVRNGSSVKLQIPNAHITSYKPKVYWKDDGFEEVLYTLPPPPSSFSSNSRGGIALVINEILEPNKLSTTTAKASSEWTVTDVDSDSIDALQVELSCSRGSLDINYVVSLYPLSMATAVIVKNNGRKPVKLTSAILSHLKSKTRGGTGIQGLRSCTYCAHPPLSSPFEILSPGEAMKTEEPGLFSFGWEPELKPGIWSAQDVPITVLKHKLSRLYSVPPEERAKEFYNSIPSKYETIDQGRELFFRIIRMGFEDIYLSSPGSFSDKYGKEYFICTGPASMLVPLVVNPGEEWRGAQVIEHDNL, encoded by the exons ATGGCTGGAGCTCTTTTATCTCTTTCTTTACCTAAGCTCAATGTAACTAAAGCTTCAACTGCAGCCAACACCACAACTACAGAAAGTCTTGAACAGAAATTCGGTCGTAAAGGCATAAAATTTAGTGAGTCTGAAGGGACAGTTGAGCTGAGTGTTAGAAATGGAAGCTCAGTGAAGCTACAGATACCCAATGCCCATATAACTTCTTACAAGCCTAAAGTTTATTGGAAAGATGATGGTTTTGAGGAAGTCCTTTacacccttcctcctcctccttcctctttttcttctaaTTCTAGAGGTGGCATTGCTCTGGTAATCAATGAAATCTTGGAGCCTAATAAATTGTCAACAACAACAGCCAAAGCTTCTTCTGAGTGGACTGTCACAGATGTTGATTCTGACTCTATTGATGCTCTCCAG GTTGAATTGAGCTGCAGCAGAGGGAGTCTCGATATTAACTATGTGGTGTCACTCTATCCACTGAGCATGGCAACAGCagttatagtgaagaacaatGGCCGCAAACCTGTCAAGTTAACGAGTGCTATACTAAGCCATTTGAAGTCTAAGACAAGAGGGGGTACAGGAATACAAGGACTCCGCAGCTGCACTTATTGCGCACATCCTCCTTTGTCTTCTCCCTTTGAAATTTTATCTCCAGGGGAAGCTATGAAAACTGAGGAGCCTGGTTTATTCTCGTTTGGTTGGGAGCCAGAATTGAAGCCGGGAATATGGTCTGCTCAAGATGTTCCCATCACTGTATTGAAGCACAAGCTCAGTAGACTTTACAGTGTTCCACCAGAAGAAAGAGCAAAGGAATTTTATAATTCAATACCTTCAAAATATGAAACAATTGATCAG GGCCGTGAGCTCTTCTTCAGGATAATACGTATGGGGTTTGAAGATATTTACCTATCAAGTCCGGGTTCATTTTCGGACAAGTATGGGAAGGAATACTTTATCTGCACGGGCCCTGCTTCAATGTTGGTTCCTCTTGTTGTGAATCCTGGTGAAGAGTGGAGAGGAGCACAAGTAATTGAGCATGATAATTTATAG